In one window of Manduca sexta isolate Smith_Timp_Sample1 unplaced genomic scaffold, JHU_Msex_v1.0 HiC_scaffold_2380, whole genome shotgun sequence DNA:
- the LOC119192117 gene encoding uncharacterized protein LOC119192117 — protein MGPIPGFHTTSYVIDYGVVITGSTVQCMAEVINYGPIPTKLHFAKGTHIPPWLGIKLCGKLSPGEAGKLEIMFSPSSNDFIQLEEPVETCVNLEIPYGVTIPIQIKALCAVPYLLSNVAEINFGSVRCGDKIICSIPLKNV, from the exons ATGGGACCTATTCCTGGATTTCACACAACATCTTATGTAATCGATTATGGAGTTGTGATAACGGGGAGTACG GTGCAATGCATGGCCGAAGTTATTAATTATGGACCTATTCCTACAAAACTTCATTTCGCAAAAGGCACTCACATACCTCCGTGGCTGGGAATAAAATTATGTGGAAAGCTAAGTCCTGGAGAAGCCGGCAAATTAGAAATTATGTTTTCTCCTAGTTCCAACGACTTTATACAGCTGGAGGAGCCCGTTGAAACGTGTGTTAATTTAGAG ATACCATACGGTGTAACAATACCAATTCAGATAAAAGCACTCTGTGCCGTGCCGTATTTACTATCCAATGTGGCAGAAATTAATTTCGGGTCTGTTAGATGtggagataaaattatttgttcaatacCATTAAAAAACGTGTAA